A window from Salvelinus fontinalis isolate EN_2023a chromosome 8, ASM2944872v1, whole genome shotgun sequence encodes these proteins:
- the LOC129861009 gene encoding protein Wnt-7a: MSRKTRRWIFRVLLCLGIVYLKIGGFSSVVALGASIICNKIPGLAPRQRIICQSRPDAIIVIGEGAQMGINECQFQFKNGRWNCSALGERTVFGKELKVGSKEAAFTYAIIAAGVAHAITAACTQGNLSDCSCDTEKQGFYSKGQGWKWGGCSADISYGLGFSKVFVDAREVKQNARSLMNLHNNEVGRKILEKNMHLECKCHGVSGSCTTKTCWTKLPKFRELGYILKEKYAHAVHVEPVKASRNKRPKFLKIKKPYSYRKPMDTDLVFIEKSPNYCEADPVTGSMGTQGRMCNKTVTQQISGCDLMCCGRGYNTHQYSRVWQCNCKFLWCCYVKCNTCSERTEVYTCK; this comes from the exons ATGAGTCGGAAAACTAGACGCTGGATTTTTCGGGTTTTGCTTTGCCTTGGGATTGTCTATTTGAAAATCGG TGGTTTTTCATCCGTGGTCGCGCTAGGTGCGAGTATAATCTGTAACAAGATTCCCGGGTTGGCTCCCCGACAGCGGAtaatctgccagagtcgccccgaTGCCATTATTGTCATCGGAGAGGGAGCCCAAATGGGGATCAACGAGTGTCAGTTTCAATTCAAAAATGGGCGCTGGAACTGCTCTGCGCTTGGAGAGAGAACGGTCTTCGGAAAAGAGTTGAAAGTGG GCAGTAAAGAGGCTGCGTTCACCTATGCCATCATTGCGGCCGGAGTTGCCCACGCCATCACTGCAGCCTGTACGCAGGGAAACCTGAGTGACTGCAGCTGTGATACGGAGAAGCAGGGTTTCTACAGTAAAGGCCAGGGCTGGAAGTGGGGAGGCTGTTCAGCAGACATCAGCTACGGCCTGGGCTTCTCGAAGGTGTTCGTTGATGCCAGGGAGGTCAAACAGAACGCCAGGTCTCTCATGAACCTGCATAACAACGAGGTGGGACGCAAG ATCCTGGAGAAGAACATGCATCTGGAATGCAAGTGTCATGGTGTTTCGGGCTCCTGCACCACTAAAACCTGCTGGACTAAACTTCCCAAGTTTCGCGAGCTCGGCTACATTCTCAAAGAGAAGTATGCCCATGCTGTGCACGTGGAACCGGTCAAAGCCAGCCGCAACAAGCGGCCCAAATTCCTCAAGATCAAGAAGCCCTACTCCTACCGGAAGCCCATGGACACAGACCTTGTGTTCATTGAGAAGTCCCCTAACTACTGCGAGGCGGACCCGGTGACAGGCAGTATGGGGACGCAGGGCCGGATGTGTAATAAGACTGTTACGCAGCAGATCAGCGGCTGTGACCTGATGTGCTGTGGACGAGGGTACAACACACACCAGTACTCCCGCGTGTGGCAGTGCAACTGCAAGTTCCTGTGGTGCTGCTACGTCAAATGCAACACCTGCAGCGAGAGGACAGAGGTGTACACCTGCAAATGA